The Vigna unguiculata cultivar IT97K-499-35 chromosome 6, ASM411807v1, whole genome shotgun sequence genome contains a region encoding:
- the LOC114187261 gene encoding protein argonaute 2-like — protein METGAGGSQAQRSGNTARGIPPPPPQPPEEPNLLPECRRPSGTEPDLILQPEWRRRRPSAPPSEPSNRGGEEKILLQPEWRRSKPSASVSVSASASAGASASTSVWEPEWRRSRTSSTAFPWDQNYSVRKPSASSSSGVERRGDPNDLWRAAPATDSVVPKLEKLQISIQLPTSTCTHDKKDKISPIQRPDNGGTIAILTSRLRVNHFPVKFDPERTIMHYSIGVKPKVSSKFGQPQKLSKSDLSMIREKLFSDDPERLPLEMTAHDGAKNIYSAVQLPEETFTVEITDGEDEKIISYSVTLTLVNKLRLCKLMDYLSGHNLSNPRDILQGMDVVVKENPARRTVSVGGRYYPTNPPVVMKDLHHGIIAVGGFQHSLKPTSQGLSLCVDYSVLAFRKGMPVLDFLHECIDNFKLDEFEKFRKCVDDALVGLKVSVTHRKSNRKYIISRLTPMITRYVTFPIDNTGGWNRPMDVSLLTFFKDKYGKEIMYKDIPCLDLGKDKKNYVPMEFCVLVEGQRYPKERLGSISANTLKTMSLAHPTERECAIHKMVQSSDGPCRGGFTQNFGMSVNTTMTTIVGRVLGPPELKLGDPNGKTIKLTVDLEKCHWNLAGRSMAEGKPVEHWGIIDFTSLGPFRYKLRGKDFIQKLIGKYKKLGIYMQEPIWYEESSMKILASYDLLSELLEKINNICKYNQVHLQFLLCVMSKKSSGYKYLKWISETKLGIVTQCCLSNGANEAEDKFYTNLALKINAKLGGSNVELSNGLPYFVGEGHVMFLGADVNHPGYQDTRSPSIAAVVATVNWPAANRYAARVCPQYNRSEKILSFGDVCLELVSCYRSMNRVRPERIVIFRDGVSEYQFDMVLNEELLDLKRAFQRVNYFPTITLIVAQKRHQTRFFPEGWRDGSSSGNILPGTVVDTKVIHPFEFDFYLCSYYGNLGTSKPTHYHVLWDEHKFTSDELQKLIYEMCFTFAKCTKPVSLVPPVYYADLAAYRGRLYHEARIGMQSPKQAKDASSLSRTTSFEQGFYTLHADLQNIMFFI, from the exons ATGGAAACCGGTGCTGGCGGTAGCCAAGCCCAACGAAGCGGTAACACCGCAAGAGGAATTCCGCCACCGCCACCGCAACCGCCTGAGGAACCGAATCTACTGCCAGAATGCCGACGACCAAGTGGAACCGAGCCGGACCTCATTCTGCAACCTGAATGGCGTCGTCGGAGGCCAAGCGCTCCTCCTTCCGAACCTTCCAACCGTGGCGGCGAAGAGAAAATTCTTCTCCAACCAGAATGGAGGCGTTCGAAGCCGAGTGCGAGTGTCAGTGTCAGTGCCAGTGCCAGTGCCGGTGCCAGTGCGAGTACTAGTGTTTGGGAACCTGAATGGAGACGATCGAGAACAAGTTCAACGGCATTTCCGTGGGACCAGAATTACAGTGTTCGCAAACCTAGTGCGTCGAGCTCCAGTGGCGTTGAAAGACGCGGTGACCCTAACGACCTTTGGCGAGCTGCTCCGGCTACAG ATTCTGTTGTTCCCAAGCTGGAAAAACTACAAATATCAATACAGTTACCTACATCAACTTGTACTCAtgataaaaaggataaaatatcACCTATTCAGAGACCTGATAATGGTGGCACGATAGCAATTCTAACTAGCAGACTCCGTGTCAATCACTTCCCTGTTAAGTTTGATCCAGAGCGTACCATAATGCATTATAGTATTGGTGTCAAGCCTAAGGTTTCTTCAAAATTTGGTCAGCCTCAGAAATTATCAAAGTCTGATCTATCCATGATCCGAGAGAAACTGTTTTCTGACGATCCTGAGAGGTTGCCCTTGGAGATGACTGCACATGACGgtgcaaaaaatatttatagtgcAGTACAGTTACCAGAAGAGACCTTTACTGTGGAGATCACTGATGGGGAGGACGAAAAGATTATTTCGTATAGTGTTACATTAACTCTTGTTAATAAACTCAGACTTTGCAAGTTAATGGACTATCTTAGTGGGCATAACCTCTCCAATCCTAGGGATATTTTACAAGGTATGGATGTGGTGGTGAAAGAGAATCCTGCTAGACGAACTGTTTCCGTAGGAGGACGCTATTATCCCACAAATCCTCCTGTAGTAATGAAGGATCTTCACCATGGAATAATTGCTGTTGGGGGATTTCAGCATAGTTTAAAGCCTACATCTCAGGGTCTGTCCTTATGTGTAGACTACTCAGTTTTGGCTTTTCGGAAGGGAATGCCAGTCTTGGATTTCTTGCATGAGTGTATTGATAACTTTAAATTGGATGAATTCGAAAAATTTAGGAAATGTGTTGATGACGCACTTGTTGGATTGAAAGTCAGCGTGACTCATCGTAAAAGCAATCGGAAATACATTATTTCAAGATTAACTCCTATGATTACAAGGTATGTCACTTTTCCCATTGACAATACCGGTGGATGGAATCGCCCAATGGATGTTAGTCTTCTTACCttttttaaagacaaatatGGCAAGGAaattatgtacaaagatattcCTTGTTTAGATTTAGGGAAAGACAAGAAGAACTATGTACCCATGGAATTCTGTGTTCTAGTTGAGGGCCAAAGATATCCCAAAGAGCGTCTGGGTAGTATTTCTGCAAATACATTGAAAACAATGTCACTAGCTCACCCAACCGAGAGGGAGTGTGCAATACATAAGATGGTGCAGTCTAGTGATGGACCTTGCAG GGGTGGTTTTACTCAAAATTTTGGAATGAGTGTCAACACAACTATGACAACTATTGTAGGACGTGTACTTGGCCCTCCAGAATTAAAGTTAGGTGATCCAAATGGGAAGACCATTAAATTAACAGTGGATCTGGAGAAATGTCACTGGAATCTTGCTGGAAGATCAATGGCGGAAGGTAAACCAGTTGAGCATTGGGGCATTATTGATTTCACTAGTCTTGGGCCATTTAGGTACAAATTAAGAGGCAAGGATTTCATTCAAAAGCTTATAGGCAAATACAAGAAATTGGGTATATACATGCAGGAGCCCATTTGGTATGAAGAATCTTCAATGAAGATACTCGCGAGTTATGATTTACTATCCGAGTTACTTGAGAAAATTAACAACATTTGTAAATATAACCAAGTACACCTGCAATTTCTTCTGTGTGTAATGTCTAAAAAAAGTTCTGGTTACAAGTACCTCAAATGGATTTCTGAGACCAAACTTGGGATAGTAACACAATGCTGCTTGTCTAACGGTGCTAATGAAGCAGAGGACAAATTTTATACTAATCTGGCTCTCAAGATCAATGCCAAACTTGGAGGCAGCAACGTGGAGCTCAGTAATGGACTCCCTTACTTTGTGGGTGAAGGACATGTGATGTTTTTAGGGGCTGATGTCAACCATCCTGGTTATCAAGACACCAGGAGTCCATCAATTGCTGCTGTGGTCGCCACTGTTAACTGGCCTGCTGCAAATCGTTATGCTGCACGTGTATGCCCACAATACAATCGAAGTGAGAAAATACTGAGCTTTGGGGATGTTTGCCTCGAGCTTGTTTCATGCTATAGGAGTATGAACAGAGTCAGGCCTGAAAGAATTGTTATTTTCCGTGACGGGGTGAGTGAGTACCAGTTTGACATGGTTCTTAACGAAGAACTTCTCGATTTGAAGAGAGCATTTCAAAGAGTAAACTACTTTCCAACAATCACTCTTATTGTGGCACAAAAACGACATCAAACTCGATTTTTTCCAGAGGGGTGGAGGGATGGATCTTCTAGTGGCAATATTTTACCAGGAACAGTTGTGGACACAAAAGTTATTCACCCTTTTGAGTTTGACTTCTACCTTTGTAGTTACTATGGAAACCTAGGTACAAGCAAACCTACTCATTACCATGTTTTATGGGACGAGCACAAGTTTACATCTGATGAATTACAGAAGCTCATATACGAGATGTGCTTCACCTTTGCC